A region from the Tachysurus vachellii isolate PV-2020 chromosome 25, HZAU_Pvac_v1, whole genome shotgun sequence genome encodes:
- the cct5 gene encoding T-complex protein 1 subunit epsilon, whose translation MSTSGTLAFDEYGRPFIIIKDQERKSRMTGLDALKSHIMAAKAVANTLKTSLGPNGLDKMMVDKDGEVTITNDGATILSMMDVDHQIAKLMVELSKSQDDEIGDGTTGVVVLAGALLEQAEQLLDRGIHPIRIADGYDQAARFAIEHLDKISDSFPVDINNTEPLIQTAMTTLGSKVINRCHRQMAEIAVNAILTVVDMERKDVDFELIKMEGKVGGKLEDTQLIKGVIVDKEFSHPQMPKVLKDTKIAILTCPFEPPKPKTKHKLDVTSVEDYKALQKYEKDKFLEMIRQVKENGANLAICQWGFDDEANHLLLQNELPAVRWVGGPEIELIAIATGGRIVPRFCELTSEKLGAAGLVREICFGTTKDHMLIIEECKNSRAVTIFIRGGNKMIIEEAKRALHDALCVIRNLVKDNRIVYGGGASEISCALAVNEAADKCPSLEQYAMRAFADALEVIPMALAENSGLNPIQTMTEVRARQVKEANPALGIDCLRQSTNDMKQQHVIETLIGKKQQISLATQVVKMILKIDDVRNHGESED comes from the exons ATGTCCACTTCAGGAACGCTTGCCTTCGATGAATATGGACGGCCTTTTATTATCATCAAAGACCAGGAAAGGAAATCTCGTATGACTGGCCTTGATGCGCTTAAG TCACACATCATGGCTGCGAAAGCAGTTGCCAACACCTTGAAGACCTCTCTGGGTCCGAATG gccTTGATAAGATGATGGTGGATAAGGATGGAGAAGTGACGATCACAAACGACGGTGCTACTATCCTCAGCATGATGGACGTGGATCACCAGATCGCCAAACTCATGGTTGAGCTCTCAAAATCTCAGGATGATGAGATTGGAGATGGCACCACTGGGGTTGTAG TTCTTGCCGGAGCTCTTCTCGAGCAGGCCGAACAACTCTTGGACAGAGGGATCCACCCGATCCGCATTGCTGACGGCTACGACCAAGCTGCACGCTTCGCCATCGAACACCTGGATAAGATCAGTGACAGCTTCCCAGTGGACATCAACAACACAGAACCACTCATTCAGACAGCCATGACCACACTCGGCTCTAAAGT TATTAACCGATGCCACAGACAGATGGCAGAGATTGCAGTGAATGCCATTCTTACTGTGGTAGACATGGAGAGGAAGGACGTTGACTTTGAGCTCATTAAGATGGAAGGGAAGGTTGGAGGTAAACTTGAGGACACTCAGCTTATCAAAGGTGTCATCGTGGACAAAGAGTTCAGCCATCCTCAAATGCCcaag GTCTTAAAGGACACAAAAATCGCCATCCTGACATGCCCGTTTGAGCCACCCAAGCCTAAAACCAAACACAAGCTGGACGTGACCTCAGTGGAAGACTATAAGGCTCTACAGAAATATGAGAAGGATAAATTCCTGGAAATGATTCGGCAG GTCAAGGAGAACGGTGCAAATCTTGCCATTTGCCAGTGGGGCTTTGATGATGAAGCGAATCACCTGCTGCTGCAGAACGAGCTTCCTGCTGTGCGCTGGGTCGGAGGACCCGAGATTGAG CTGATTGCCATCGCCACCGGTGGCCGCATTGTTCCCAGATTCTGCGAGCTGACTTCAGAGAAACTGGGTGCCGCTGGCCTGGTGCGAGAAATCTGCTTTGGCACAACTAAAGACCACATGCTTATCATTGAAGAGTGCAAGAACTCCAGAGCTGTTACAATCTTCATCCGTGGAGGAAACAAAATG ATTATCGAGGAGGCAAAGAGAGCACTCCATGATGCCCTGTGTGTCATCCGTAACCTGGTTAAAGATAACCGCATTGTATATGGCGGCGGTGCGTCTGAGATTTCCTGCGCTCTTGCGGTTAATGAAGCTGCTGATAAG TGCCCTTCTCTGGAGCAGTACGCCATGAGGGCATTTGCTGATGCTCTAGAAGTCATTCCCATGGCATTAGCAGAGAACAGTGGGTTGAACCCCATCCAGACAATGACTGAGGTCAGAGCTCGGCAAGTCAAAGAAGCAAACCCTGCTCTGGGAATCGACTGCCTGCGTCAGTCCACTAACG ACATGAAGCAGCAACATGTGATCGAGACCCTTATTGGAAAGAAACAGCAGATTTCTCTCGCAACCCAAGTCGTGAAGATGATCCTGAAGATTGATGACGTCAGGAACCATGGCGAATCTGAAGACTGA